The proteins below come from a single Octopus sinensis unplaced genomic scaffold, ASM634580v1 Contig09375, whole genome shotgun sequence genomic window:
- the LOC115228081 gene encoding tigger transposable element-derived protein 4-like, giving the protein MFHNLRSDISRKQYLKFTEIDDNTIAWVNSMDLKGAILNDRIVTEKAKAFALNLEITEFKGSKGWLVKFKKRNGLKLRNMHGESATPNLVSDFIELIKNKISLYGAQNVYNADETGLFYKMIPSKSVCKTIKSGYKVLKDRVSVMLCTNVDGTDKRTPLLIGLFKNPRFFKNFDIKKYVIYSNSKRAWMDSRIFNQFLLKWEMELRKQDRKIFLVVDQSLKTN; this is encoded by the coding sequence ATGTTTCATAACCTAAGATCTGACATTTCCCGCAAACAATATTTAAAGTTTACTGAAATCGATGATAATACTATTGCTTGGGTCAATTCAATGGATCTTAAAGGAGCCATTTTAAATGATAGGATTGTTACTGAGAAAGCAAAAGCCTTTGCATTGAATCTCGAGATTACTGAATTCAAAGGAAGCAAAGGGTGGTTAGTTAAATTTAAAAAGAGGAATGGTTTGAAATTACGTAATATGCATGGAGAATCTGCAACTCCAAATTTAGTATCAGATTTCATTgaattaatcaaaaataaaatcagtctttACGGAGCTCAAAATGTTTATAATGCCGATGAAACTGGCTTATTTTACAAAATGATACCGTCTAAGAGTGTTTGTAAAACCATTAAATCTGGCTATAAAGTCCTGAAAGACAGAGTTTCTGTTATGTTATGTACAAATGTTGACGGTACAGATAAGCGAACACCCTTACTAATTGGGTTGTTTAAAAATCCAAGATTTTTCAAGAATTTCGATATcaaaaaatatgttatatattcaaattcaaaGAGAGCATGGATGGATAgcagaatttttaatcaatttctaTTAAAATGGGAAATGGAATTGCGAAAACAAGATAGAAAAATTTTTCTTGTTGTAGATCAATCTCTTAAAACAAATTGA
- the LOC115228082 gene encoding tigger transposable element-derived protein 6-like produces the protein MEGDKEHPLVIGKFKNPHGFKNINMNNLGIQYANSNKSWMTSLIFKNWVERLNSKMSVENRKILLLLDNAPVHYFDGEFSNIELYFLPPKTTSKIQPIDQGIVHSFKSWYKKGMTRNLSMGTNIGTLSYTDELTKFKLVNALPLIIEA, from the coding sequence ATGGAAGGAGATAAAGAGCATCCGTTGGTAATCGGAAAATTCAAAAATCCTCatggttttaaaaatattaatatgaataatcTTGGGATTCAATATGCAAATAGCAATAAATCTTGGATGAccagtttaatttttaaaaactgggtTGAACGGTTAAATTCCAAAATGAGTGTGGAAAATAGAAAGATTTTGCTTCTTTTAGATAATGCGCCAGTTCACTATTTTGATGGCGAATTCAGTAATATCGAATTGTATTTTCTTCCTCCAAAGACAACATCTAAGATTCAACCAATTGATCAAGGGATTGTGCATTCATTTAAATCGTGGTATAAAAAAGGAATGACTAGAAATTTGAGTATGGGAACAAATATAGGAACATTGTCATATACAGATGAACTTACCAAATTCAAATTAGTGAATGCTCTACCTTTAATTATTGAGGCTTGA